Proteins found in one Triticum aestivum cultivar Chinese Spring chromosome 4D, IWGSC CS RefSeq v2.1, whole genome shotgun sequence genomic segment:
- the LOC123098353 gene encoding calcium-transporting ATPase 10, plasma membrane-type → MESYLNENFGGVKPKHSSDEALGRWRKVVGVVKNPKRRFRFTANLGKRSEAAAMKRTNQEKLRVAVLVSKAALQFIHGLAPQSEYTVPAAVKAAGYGICAEELSSVVESHDIKKLKAHGGTEGLLSKVSTSESDGVSTSKDKLASRQEIFGINKFAETEARSFWVFVWEALHDMTLMILAACAFFSLVVGIATEGWPKGAHDGLGIVASILLVVFVTATSDYRQSLQFKDLDKEKKKITVQVIRSGYRQKLSIYELLVGDIVHLSIGDQVPADGLFVSGFSLLINESSLTGESEPVAVNAENPFLLSGTKVQDGSCKMLVTTVGMRTQWGKLMATLSEGGDDETPLQVKLNGVATIIGKIGLVFAVVTFAVLTESLFRRKIMDGSYLSWSGDDALELLEFFAIAVTIVVVAVPEGLPLAVTLSLAFAMKKMMNDKALVRHLAACETMGSATSICSDKTGTLTTNHMTVVKACICGKIKEVEKSSDAKSLFSELPDSVMTMLSQSIFNNTGGDVVINQDGKREILGTPTEAAILELGLSLGGDFQAVRKATTLIKVEPFNSAKKRMGVVIQLPGGAFRAHCKGASEIILASCSKYLNDQGNAVPLDSATVAHLNATIESFANEALRTLCLAYIEVADGFSANDAIPEEGYTCIGIVGIKDPVRPGVKESVAICRSAGITVRMVTGDNINTAKAIARECGILTEGGLAIEGPDFRTKSAEEMYKLIPKIQVMARSSPLDKHTLVKNLRTTHEEVVAVTGDGTNDAPALHEADIGLAMGIAGTEVAKESADVIILDDNFSTIVTVAKWGRSVYINIQKFVQFQLTVNVVALVVNFSSACMTGSAPLTAVQLLWVNMIMDTLGALALATEPPNDELMKRTPVGRKGNFISNIMWRNIMGQAIYQFFVIWYLQTEGKTLFELKGDNSDLVLNTLIFNCFVFCQVFNEVSSREMERINVFRGILDNNVFVAVLGSTVLFQIIIVQFLGDFANTTPLSLREWFSCIVIGFIGMPIAAIVKLFPVGSQ, encoded by the exons ATGGAGAGCTACCTCAACGAGAACTTCGGGGGCGTCAAGCCCAAGCACTCCTCCGACGAGGCGCTGGGCCGATGGCGCAAGGTCGTCGGCGTCGTCAAGAACCCCAAGCGCCGCTTCCGCTTCACCGCCAACCTCGGCAAGCGATCCGAGGCCGCCGCCATGAAGCGGACCAACCAG GAGAAGCTGCGTGTTGCCGTGCTTGTTTCAAAGGCTGCACTTCAGTTCATCCATG GTCTTGCTCCCCAGAGCGAGTACACAGTCCCTGCCGCAGTCAAGGCAGCAGGCTACGGCATCTGTGCTGAGGAACTGAGCTCTGTTGTCGAGAGCCACGACATCAAGAAGCTGAAAGCACATGGCGGCACCGAGGGCCTCCTATCAAAGGTGTCTACCTCAGAGTCGGATGGCGTCAGCACATCCAAGGACAAGCTTGCATCCCGGCAGGAGATCTTTGGCATCAACAAATTCGCCGAGACGGAGGCCCGCAGCTTCTGGGTCTTTGTCTGGGAGGCGCTCCACGACATGACACTCATGATCCTTGCTGCATGTGCCTTCTTCTCGCTCGTCGTCGGCATTGCCACCGAGGGGTGGCCCAAGGGCGCGCATGATGGCCTCGGCATCGTCGCTAGTATTCTTCTGGTTGTGTTTGTCACTGCGACAAGCGACTACCGGCAATCCCTGCAGTTCAAGGACCTtgacaaggagaagaagaagatcacGGTGCAGGTCATCCGGAGTGGGTACCGGCAGAAGCTCTCGATATACGAGCTTCTCGTTGGTGACATTGTGCACCTTTCCATTGGTGATCAAGTACCAGCTGACGGTTTGTTCGTATCAGGATTCTCGTTGCTGATTAATGAATCAAGCCTGACTGGGGAGAGTGAACCAGTTGCTGTCAATGCCGAGAACCCATTCCTTTTGTCAGGAACTAAAGTGCAGGATGGTTCTTGCAAGATGCTTGTGACGACAGTCGGCATGAGGACTCAATGGGGTAAACTCATGGCCACCCTCAGTGAAGGCGGGGATGATGAGACGCCATTGCAGGTCAAGCTGAACGGCGTTGCCACCATCATTGGCAAAATAGGCCTCGTCTTTGCTGTTGTCACATTTGCAGTGCTCACTGAAAGCCTGTTCCGCCGCAAGATCATGGATGGTTCGTACTTGAGTTGGAGTGGAGATGATGCACTGGAGCTGCTTGAGTTCTTTGCTATtgctgttactattgttgttgtagCAGTTCCTGAAGGCTTACCGCTCGCCGTGACCTTGAGCCTTGCATTTgccatgaagaagatgatgaatgaCAAGGCGCTTGTCCGACACCTTGCAGCTTGTGAGACCATGGGCTCAGCAACCTCCATTTGCAGTGACAAGACTGGCACACTCACAACAAATCACATGACTGTCGTCAAGGCTTGCATCTGTGGCAAAATTAAAGAAGTGGAAAAATCTTCAGACGCCAAGAGCTTATTCTCCGAGCTACCGGATTCTGTCATGACAATGCTCTCGCAGTCCATATTTAACAACACTGGTGGCGATGTTGTCATCAACCAGGATGGCAAACGCGAAATACTGGGCACACCAACTGAGGCAGCAATTTTAGAGCTTGGCCTGTCACTCGGTGGAGATTTCCAGGCAGTGCGAAAAGCAACCACCCTCATCAAAGTCGAGCCATTTAACTCAGCAAAGAAGAGAATGGGAGTGGTCATCCAGCTGCCAGGGGGTGCATTCCGTGCTCACTGCAAAGGTGCATCAGAGATCATATTGGCATCTTGCAGCAAGTACCTGAATGATCAAGGCAATGCCGTCCCCCTTGACAGTGCAACTGTTGCTCACTTGAATGCCACGATTGAGAGCTTTGCAAATGAGGCACTTCGCACTCTGTGCCTTGCTTACATTGAAGTTGCAGATGGGTTCTCAGCTAATGATGCGATTCCTGAAGAGGGGTACACATGCATTGGCATTGTTGGGATTAAAGATCCAGTGCGCCCAGGTGTGAAGGAATCTGTTGCCATCTGCAGGTCAGCCGGTATTACTGTCAGGATGGTCACAGGCGACAACATTAACACAGCAAAGGCAATTGCCCGGGAATGTGGCATTTTGACTGAAGGTGGTCTTGCCATTGAAGGCCCAGATTTTAGAACTAAGAGTGCAGAAGAAATGTACAAATTGATACCAAAGATACAG GTGATGGCTAGGTCTTCACCACTTGACAAGCACACCTTAGTGAAGAATCTCCGGACTACACATGAAGAAGTTGTTGCCGTGACTGGTGACGGGACAAATGATGCACCCGCACTTCATGAGGCTGATATTGGACTTGCGATGGGCATTGCTGGAACTGAG gTTGCAAAAGAGAGTGCCGATGTCATTATTCTTGATGACAACTTCTCCACTATAGTCACGGTTGCCAAATGGGGTCGATCTGTGTACATCAACATTCAGAAGTTTGTGCAGTTTCAACTGACAGTCAACGTGGTTGCCCTAGTTGTGAACTTCTCGTCAGCTTGCATGACAG GGAGTGCTCCCCTTACTGCTGTTCAGTTGCTCTGGGTCAATATGATCATGGACACACTAGGAGCATTGGCATTGGCCACAGAACCTCCAAACGATGAACTGATGAAGAGGACCCCTGTTGGAAGGAAAGGAAACTTCATTAGCAACATTATGTGGAGGAACATCATGGGACAGGCAATCTACCAGTTCTTTGTAATTTGGTATCTGCAGACCGAAGGAAAGACGTTGTTTGAACTTAAGGGTGATAATTCCGATCTAGTCTTGAACACGCTCATCTTCAATTGCTTTGTGTTCTGCCAG GTGTTCAACGAGGTGAGCTCCAGAGAGATGGAGAGGATAAATGTATTCAGAGGCATTCTAGACAACAACGTGTTCGTCGCGGTGCTCGGCAGCACGGTCTTATTCCAGATCATCATAGTACAGTTCCTTGGCGATTTCGCCAACACCACCCCTCTGTCACTCAGGGAGTggttctcctgcatcgtcatcggCTTCATAGGCATGCCTATCGCCGCGATAGTCAAGCTCTTCCCAGTGGGTTCTCAGTAG